One part of the Sphingopyxis sp. PAMC25046 genome encodes these proteins:
- a CDS encoding pilus assembly protein CpaE: MNAPFKSAGLRDPFNAFVCDDDTLELIRAAAGDMGWPIEKCNKGGLRNAVQSLSVSASPNILFVDMSESGDPINDINALAEVCEPGTVVIAAGQVNDVRLYRDLLSSGIQDYLLKPLSLEQVRESLTMAQAMLSAPKHADMHDDKPHHMMGIVGVRGGVGASLVATSLAWAISEQADRQTALLDLDVHFGTGALTLDLEPGRGLIDAIDNPSRIDGLFIERAMVRASDKLSLLSAEAPIHQPVMTDGSAFFQLEEELRNAFEMTIVDIPRQVVIPFPHLVSEMGTILLVSDVTLAAARDTIRLLSWFKQNVPGARVVLVANKFQNAIGELSRKEFESSIERPIDIVIPFDPKLVAQSAKLGKSYAETCKGTKSAQVWNNLMRLILDGADVDAEDAPVSAAKSKSGGSLLGKLGLTKKGAKQAA; the protein is encoded by the coding sequence GTGAACGCTCCTTTCAAATCAGCAGGGCTACGTGATCCCTTCAACGCCTTCGTTTGCGACGACGATACGCTGGAGTTGATCCGCGCGGCGGCGGGCGACATGGGCTGGCCGATCGAAAAGTGCAACAAGGGCGGCCTGCGCAACGCGGTGCAGTCGCTGTCGGTGTCGGCGAGCCCGAATATCCTGTTCGTCGATATGTCCGAATCAGGCGACCCGATCAACGATATCAATGCGCTGGCTGAAGTCTGCGAGCCCGGGACGGTCGTTATCGCCGCCGGTCAGGTCAACGACGTGCGCCTGTATCGCGACCTTCTGTCCAGCGGCATTCAGGACTATCTGCTGAAGCCGCTGTCGCTCGAACAGGTCCGCGAATCGCTGACCATGGCACAAGCCATGCTTTCGGCCCCCAAACACGCCGATATGCACGACGACAAGCCGCATCACATGATGGGTATCGTGGGTGTCCGGGGCGGCGTCGGCGCATCGCTTGTCGCGACGTCGCTCGCCTGGGCGATCAGCGAACAGGCGGACCGCCAGACCGCTCTGCTTGATCTCGACGTTCATTTCGGAACGGGCGCCCTCACGCTCGATCTCGAACCCGGGCGCGGCCTGATCGATGCGATCGACAATCCGAGCCGCATCGACGGCCTGTTCATCGAGCGCGCGATGGTGCGCGCGTCGGACAAGCTCAGCCTGCTTTCGGCCGAAGCGCCGATCCATCAGCCGGTGATGACCGACGGCTCAGCCTTTTTTCAGCTCGAGGAAGAGTTGCGCAACGCGTTCGAGATGACGATCGTCGACATCCCGCGTCAGGTGGTAATCCCCTTCCCGCACCTCGTGTCGGAAATGGGGACCATCCTGCTCGTCAGCGACGTGACGCTCGCAGCGGCGCGGGACACGATCCGGCTTCTGTCGTGGTTCAAGCAGAACGTTCCCGGCGCGCGCGTCGTGCTCGTCGCCAACAAGTTCCAGAATGCAATCGGCGAACTGTCGCGCAAGGAGTTTGAATCCTCGATCGAACGGCCGATCGACATCGTCATCCCGTTCGACCCCAAGCTCGTCGCCCAGTCGGCGAAGCTCGGAAAATCCTATGCCGAAACCTGCAAGGGCACAAAATCGGCTCAAGTTTGGAACAATCTGATGCGTCTCATCCTCGATGGCGCCGATGTCGATGCCGAGGATGCACCGGTCTCGGCCGCGAAAAGCAAATCCGGCGGTTCGCTGCTCGGCAAGCTCGGCTTGACCAAAAAGGGCGCGAAGCAGGCGGCGTGA